From one Pseudomonas sp. B21-048 genomic stretch:
- a CDS encoding host specificity protein J, translating to MSEVIVGRKGGGKSGGSSSSSGSVRAAVEAPESLRSRQHVRVLHAICEGEIEGFVGGDQGVFFDDVPLQNSDGSYNFSSVSIDKRTGTQWQGYMPITGLEAEQSVGVELKGWIPIERAITDTDADAVRVTVSVPQLFSQNTQNGDTGGSSALFRLEAKHGSGAWYQMCEDILINGKTMSRTQFSYYLRLPASGGLPRYIRATRMGGDSTSSTIQNRTFFDSMTLLWDEKLRYPNTALCGVSIDAQQFASIPRMAFMVRGLKVLVPSNYNPATRTYSGSWNGAFKRAWSDNPAWVWYDMLTNTRYGLGGLLDTALVDKWSLYNIAQYCDAMVPNGYGAWEPRFTCNLALTTQQDAWKLVNDMVSVFRAICFWAGGTLTAVQDAPRSSRYLFNNANVVGGDFSYQSVASDQRYNVAAVTWNDPNQQYKQTVEVVERPELIAKWGRIQQSDVVAVGCTSRGQARRLGRWLLYAESEAVTFAVGADGALPLPGDIIDVADANRAGARNGGRLLAGSTASTLLLDAPIGVVGAGVVGVIMSDGSYASANVTVTVGATQINVSPPLASAPLASAPWVFSTAALETQKFRVIGISEGDDGTYAISAVAFDSDKFNQVEYGTPDVDNPTSIVNLAKPDAVGQLTFFESLYDTGTGLAAARLSVSWTQPVRAMRYQIEVMKPGGNWEYVGEVSTPSIDFDSASSGLWSVRVTPKSALGLSGAASIQTYTAQALLMPPSALAGLRLDVINSVATLAWDPVPELDVKLGGSIAIRHARNTAATWDAALPLIEVAGRSTSSVVALLPGKYLARAVDSSGVGGPITEVWSDAQATLPSNVVLTITESPAFAGMAVNAAAADGVLKLSGAGFVDDVTDVDALLGEIDKFGGSLLSATYSFAAAADLGYVYDCRLTADVEAALYDDGTYIDTVVDFDVLLGIDGDPPSGASLSLWVRTSDVSPPVWSAWKPFVVGDYRARLFDFQLRGSVQLTSHWMDVSKLEVVIDMPDRIDSGNDLPVPVGGLVISYSPPFNAPPAVSLTAQGLSPGDYLDVSAKTATGFIVFIRNSGGVAQSGRSIDYISKGY from the coding sequence ATGAGTGAAGTAATTGTCGGTAGAAAGGGTGGCGGGAAGAGTGGCGGAAGCAGCAGTAGCAGTGGTTCCGTGCGCGCCGCCGTAGAGGCACCTGAAAGCCTGCGTTCGCGTCAGCATGTGCGGGTACTGCATGCAATCTGCGAGGGGGAGATAGAAGGCTTCGTCGGCGGCGATCAGGGGGTTTTCTTCGACGATGTGCCACTGCAGAACTCCGACGGCAGCTACAACTTTTCCAGCGTCAGCATCGATAAGCGCACCGGCACCCAGTGGCAGGGCTATATGCCGATCACCGGGCTTGAGGCCGAGCAGTCCGTCGGTGTCGAGCTGAAAGGATGGATTCCCATCGAGCGCGCCATCACCGATACCGATGCTGATGCAGTTCGGGTGACGGTCAGCGTTCCGCAACTGTTCTCACAGAATACGCAGAACGGCGACACGGGCGGCTCTTCCGCGCTGTTTCGCCTGGAGGCAAAGCACGGCAGCGGCGCGTGGTATCAGATGTGCGAAGACATCTTGATCAATGGCAAAACCATGAGCCGCACGCAGTTTTCGTACTATCTGCGTTTGCCGGCATCTGGCGGCCTGCCGCGCTATATCCGCGCCACCCGAATGGGGGGCGATTCGACCAGTTCTACGATCCAGAACCGCACCTTCTTCGACAGCATGACCCTGTTGTGGGACGAGAAGCTGCGCTATCCAAATACTGCGCTGTGCGGCGTCAGCATTGATGCTCAGCAGTTCGCCAGCATCCCGCGCATGGCCTTCATGGTGCGCGGGCTCAAGGTTCTGGTTCCGAGCAACTACAACCCTGCGACGCGCACGTACAGTGGCTCCTGGAATGGCGCCTTCAAGCGTGCATGGTCTGATAATCCGGCCTGGGTCTGGTATGACATGCTGACCAACACCCGCTATGGGTTGGGGGGATTGCTCGATACCGCGCTGGTCGATAAGTGGTCGCTGTACAACATCGCCCAGTATTGCGATGCGATGGTTCCAAACGGTTACGGCGCTTGGGAGCCGCGCTTTACCTGCAACCTCGCGCTGACCACTCAGCAGGATGCCTGGAAGCTGGTCAACGATATGGTTTCCGTGTTCCGCGCTATTTGCTTTTGGGCGGGCGGGACGCTGACCGCAGTGCAGGACGCGCCACGCTCCAGTAGATACCTGTTCAACAATGCCAACGTGGTTGGTGGCGACTTCAGCTATCAGTCGGTCGCATCGGATCAGCGCTATAACGTCGCCGCTGTCACCTGGAACGACCCGAACCAGCAATATAAGCAGACGGTCGAGGTGGTCGAGCGCCCCGAGCTGATCGCGAAGTGGGGGCGAATCCAGCAGAGCGACGTTGTGGCTGTTGGCTGCACCTCTCGCGGACAGGCCCGTCGTTTGGGCCGCTGGTTATTGTATGCCGAATCGGAGGCCGTGACCTTTGCCGTCGGTGCAGACGGCGCGCTACCTCTGCCGGGCGACATCATCGACGTCGCCGATGCCAATCGGGCCGGCGCACGCAATGGCGGGCGACTGCTGGCGGGGAGCACAGCCTCCACACTACTACTGGATGCCCCCATCGGTGTGGTGGGCGCAGGTGTGGTCGGCGTGATCATGAGCGATGGCAGCTATGCCAGCGCGAATGTCACGGTGACGGTCGGCGCGACACAGATCAACGTATCGCCACCGCTGGCCTCTGCGCCCCTGGCCTCTGCTCCATGGGTGTTCTCAACAGCTGCACTGGAGACGCAGAAGTTTCGCGTCATAGGCATCAGCGAAGGTGACGACGGTACCTACGCGATCAGCGCCGTGGCGTTTGACTCGGATAAGTTCAACCAGGTTGAGTACGGCACACCGGATGTCGACAACCCGACCAGCATCGTCAACCTGGCCAAGCCAGATGCAGTCGGTCAGCTGACATTTTTCGAATCACTCTATGACACCGGTACCGGTCTGGCTGCCGCACGACTTTCGGTCAGCTGGACCCAGCCGGTGCGGGCGATGCGCTATCAGATCGAGGTAATGAAACCAGGGGGCAACTGGGAGTATGTCGGGGAAGTGTCGACGCCCAGCATCGACTTTGACTCTGCATCCTCGGGTTTGTGGTCGGTTCGCGTTACGCCGAAATCGGCCCTTGGCCTTTCCGGTGCGGCTTCCATTCAGACCTATACCGCTCAGGCACTGCTGATGCCTCCATCGGCTTTAGCCGGGCTGAGGCTCGACGTAATCAACAGCGTAGCAACGCTGGCGTGGGATCCCGTTCCAGAGCTGGACGTGAAGCTTGGCGGCAGTATCGCCATTCGTCATGCGCGCAATACGGCTGCCACTTGGGATGCCGCTTTGCCGCTGATCGAGGTAGCGGGGCGCTCAACATCGTCCGTGGTGGCGTTGCTGCCGGGCAAGTACCTGGCGCGTGCGGTCGACTCCTCGGGAGTCGGCGGGCCTATCACCGAGGTCTGGTCGGATGCGCAGGCAACTCTGCCGTCCAACGTGGTGCTGACCATTACCGAGTCGCCTGCCTTCGCCGGGATGGCGGTCAATGCAGCCGCAGCAGATGGGGTGCTGAAGCTGTCGGGTGCTGGGTTCGTGGATGATGTGACGGATGTTGATGCGCTGCTTGGCGAGATTGATAAGTTCGGCGGCTCGTTGCTGTCGGCGACGTACAGCTTCGCTGCGGCGGCGGATCTCGGCTATGTCTATGACTGCCGACTGACCGCTGATGTAGAGGCCGCGCTGTATGACGACGGCACCTACATCGACACAGTGGTGGACTTCGATGTGCTCCTCGGCATTGATGGTGATCCGCCTAGCGGCGCCTCGCTGTCGCTCTGGGTGCGCACATCGGACGTTTCCCCGCCAGTGTGGTCGGCCTGGAAGCCGTTTGTCGTCGGCGACTATCGCGCGCGCCTGTTCGACTTCCAATTGCGCGGATCCGTACAGCTGACCTCGCACTGGATGGACGTTTCCAAGCTTGAGGTGGTGATCGACATGCCCGATCGCATTGATAGCGGAAATGACCTTCCGGTTCCCGTGGGCGGGTTGGTCATCAGCTATTCGCCGCCGTTCAACGCACCCCCTGCGGTCAGCCTGACCGCGCAAGGGCTTTCCCCAGGCGACTACCTGGACGTCTCGGCAAAGACGGCTACCGGATTCATCGTCTTCATCCGCAATTCCGGCGGAGTCGCCCAGTCGGGCCGCTCTATCGACTACATCTCAAAGGGATACTGA